A single genomic interval of Rhinopithecus roxellana isolate Shanxi Qingling chromosome 11, ASM756505v1, whole genome shotgun sequence harbors:
- the ERLIN1 gene encoding erlin-1 isoform X2: MNMTQARVLVAAVVGLVVVLLYASIHKIEEGHLAVYYRGGALLTSPSGPGYHIMLPFITTFRSVQTTLQTDEVKNVPCGTSGGVMIYIDRIEVVNMLAPYAVFDIVKNYTADYDKTLIFNKIHHELNQFCSAHTLQEVYIELFDQIDENLKQALQKDLNLMAPGLTIQAVRVTKPKIPEAIRRNFELMEAEKTKLLIAAQKQKVVEKEAETERKKAVIEAEKIAQVAKIRFQQKVMEKETEKRISEIEDAAFLAREKAKADAEYYAAHKYATSNK, encoded by the exons ATGAATATGACTCAAGCCCGGGTCCTGGTGGCTGCAGTGGTGGGATTGGTGGTTGTCCTGCTCTACGCCTCCATCCACAAGATTGAGGAGGGCCACCTGGCTGTGTACTACAG GGGAGGAGCTTTACTAACTAGCCCCAGTGGACCAGGCTATCATATCATGTTGCCTTTCATTACTACATTCAGATCTGTGCAG ACGACACTACAAACTGATGAAGTTAAAAATGTGCCTTGTGGAACAAG tggtgGGGTCATGATCTATATTGACCGGATAGAAGTGGTTAATATGTTGGCTCCTTATGCAG TGTTTGATATCGTGAAGAACTATACTGCAGATTATGACAAGACCTTAATCTTCAATAAAATCCACCATGAGCTGAACCAGTTCTGCAGTGCCCACACACTTCAGGAAGTTTACATTGAATTATTTG ATCAAATAGATGAAAACCTGAAGCAAGCTCTGCAGAAAGACTTAAACCTCATGGCCCCAGGTCTCACTATACAG gctGTGCGTGTTACAAAACCCAAAATCCCAGAAGCCATAAGAagaaattttgagttaat GGAGGCTGAGAAGACAAAACTCCTTATAGCTGCACAGAAACAAAAGGTTGTGGAAAAAGAAgctgagacagagaggaaaaaggcAGTTATAG AAGCAGAGAAGATTGCACAAGTGGCAAAAATTCGGTTTCAGCAGAAAGTGatggaaaaagaaactgaaaagcgCATTTCTGAAATCGAAG aTGCTGCATTCCTGGCCCGAGAGAAGGCGAAAGCAGATGCTGAATATTATGCTGCACACAAATATGCCACCTCAAACAAG